One segment of Oscillospiraceae bacterium MB08-C2-2 DNA contains the following:
- a CDS encoding ABC transporter ATP-binding protein has translation MNEQLQVRNLRKSFGGVHAVNDVSFDVYKGEILGLIGPNGSGKSTMVNLISGMYKQDAGEVTFEGKVISKATVPGRSRLGIGRTFQSPKPFVGLSVFESVFTIALQSMHFAQAEKRTLEILEMSDLLDVADWRSERLPIERRKWLDMARILATDPKLIMLDEVMAGLNPSEIETSIDMVRRINEMGITILFIEHVMKAVVKLCHRIVVLNEGKLLCSGEPDAVMNNPDVVKAYLGGGFKNAKAE, from the coding sequence ATGAATGAGCAGCTTCAAGTGAGAAACCTCAGAAAATCCTTTGGCGGTGTACACGCAGTCAACGATGTCAGCTTTGATGTATATAAAGGCGAAATACTGGGGCTTATCGGCCCCAACGGCTCGGGCAAATCCACCATGGTCAACTTGATCAGCGGCATGTATAAGCAGGATGCAGGTGAGGTGACTTTTGAAGGCAAGGTTATTAGCAAAGCCACCGTTCCCGGACGTTCCCGGTTGGGCATCGGCAGAACCTTTCAGTCTCCCAAGCCTTTTGTGGGGCTGAGCGTGTTCGAGAGTGTGTTTACCATTGCCCTTCAATCCATGCATTTTGCACAGGCCGAGAAAAGGACACTGGAAATATTGGAAATGAGCGATCTGCTGGATGTGGCGGATTGGCGTAGTGAGCGCCTGCCCATTGAGCGCAGAAAATGGCTGGATATGGCCCGCATTCTGGCAACCGACCCCAAGCTGATCATGCTGGATGAGGTTATGGCGGGGCTGAACCCCTCCGAGATCGAAACCAGCATCGATATGGTTCGGCGTATCAATGAAATGGGCATTACCATTCTTTTTATTGAGCATGTTATGAAGGCTGTGGTAAAGCTCTGCCACCGTATTGTTGTGCTCAACGAGGGTAAGCTTCTCTGCTCCGGTGAACCGGATGCGGTTATGAACAACCCCGATGTGGTCAAGGCGTATTTAGGGGGAGGCTTTAAAAATGCTAAAGCTGAGTAA
- a CDS encoding GntR family transcriptional regulator, with product METRGKKYLYEIVYSALKKEIMEEVFPYDVFLPSEKEISARFDVDRATVRKALDFLVSDGFVEKRAGAGTKVIYRKNHQLPSHDSKMIGFFIVEEEEISKKITQLFYSDLFYQVENQCKKYSASMLYSTVRSEEELASILSQQQFHGIIFASKTKQSYLTRAEESGVRIAQIQSYHNNGLSICYDSAGAGSLAVEYLIGKGHRHMAFITGPDDFQSSRDRLSGILSAFFQHDLTLKKACIFPGNWDFDSGYDCTKKLLETLSPLPTAIYAFNDMMALGAVRAIRDSGLKIPEDISIMSSDNIRDLQTMEQRLTTINVNITSLAEVAVGYFFNYNMNPPYGTKIIVPVELVEGDTVLDRNH from the coding sequence ATGGAAACCAGAGGAAAAAAATATCTGTATGAGATCGTCTACTCTGCATTAAAAAAGGAGATCATGGAGGAGGTTTTCCCCTATGATGTCTTTCTGCCCTCGGAAAAAGAGATTTCTGCCCGCTTTGATGTGGATCGTGCAACTGTGCGCAAGGCGTTGGATTTTTTAGTATCCGATGGCTTCGTAGAAAAAAGGGCCGGAGCCGGTACCAAAGTGATCTATCGCAAAAATCACCAGCTGCCCTCCCACGATTCCAAAATGATTGGTTTTTTCATTGTGGAAGAAGAGGAAATCAGCAAAAAGATCACCCAGCTTTTTTATTCAGACCTTTTCTATCAGGTAGAAAATCAATGTAAAAAATACAGTGCCAGCATGCTTTATTCCACCGTTCGCAGTGAAGAAGAATTGGCCTCTATTCTTTCCCAGCAACAGTTCCACGGCATTATATTCGCCAGCAAAACCAAGCAGAGTTATTTAACCAGAGCGGAGGAAAGCGGCGTTCGGATTGCACAGATTCAGAGCTACCACAACAATGGCCTCTCGATCTGCTACGACAGCGCCGGTGCCGGCTCGCTGGCTGTGGAATATCTGATCGGCAAGGGACACCGCCACATGGCTTTTATCACCGGCCCCGATGATTTTCAATCCTCTCGGGATAGGCTTTCCGGTATTCTTTCGGCCTTCTTTCAGCATGATCTCACACTGAAAAAGGCTTGCATTTTCCCGGGGAACTGGGATTTTGACTCCGGTTATGACTGCACCAAAAAATTACTCGAGACCCTCTCTCCCCTGCCCACGGCGATTTATGCCTTCAACGATATGATGGCTTTGGGCGCCGTGCGGGCTATCCGAGACTCCGGTCTGAAAATCCCTGAGGATATCAGCATCATGAGCAGTGATAATATCCGTGACCTGCAAACAATGGAGCAGCGGCTCACCACCATTAATGTCAACATCACCTCTTTAGCAGAGGTGGCGGTGGGTTACTTTTTCAATTACAATATGAACCCTCCCTACGGAACCAAAATTATCGTTCCGGTTGAACTGGTGGAAGGGGATACCGTGCTGGATCGAAATCATTAG
- a CDS encoding methyl-accepting chemotaxis protein, translating to MEAHVNKKKKSSAVLGIRTKILAMLVSLLLITSVGFMLFANVIFSRQIEENTRDALTQISKQASLMVVSRVEGQLNLIQALADNLASKDQFVSVQTKLNGLANNAEKQGLLRIGIGDLEGNVQYVGGATANLADRPNYKAALEGRTIYSDPLISKVDGSLTITSMTPIQAGGRMQGVLVCTREGMYLSELLSGATYGETGAAYMINSEGTLVAHSSNRELVEKMNNIFESAKEDPALQPLADIQRLMAEGQSGFGEYTYMGITKYIAYVPVEGTGWSLAITTSKEEATQHLRSFQQTMLMVLGGILAVSVLLGLLVSNRIIKPLKQLTRAADQIAQGELDVHINTRSKDETGLLAVSIRNTVERLSGYIGYIQEITHVLENMAQGDMRVHLEQDYLGEFAPVKEALLRISAALSLSLSRILTSAEQVDGGSAQISHGAQALASGATEQASSIEELSASIAQVSVKADHNMKNVSKAVEYVGLAGGKVDESNQYMQSLQGSMEKIRSSSNEIEKIIKAIDNIAFQTNILALNASVEAARAGAAGKGFAVVADEVRNLAAKSAEAAKQTELLISASIESVNEGSLTADATAQALSQTATYARKVEEATKEIQADSIEQATAIAQITQGVEQISTVVQNNAATAEQSSASSEELSAQAVLLREEVNRFKLAAVSREEGTKQNFDSLGASKNTQSMSLNYTQDNTGEKY from the coding sequence ATGGAAGCTCATGTAAATAAGAAGAAAAAATCAAGTGCAGTGTTAGGCATTCGTACAAAAATTCTTGCCATGCTGGTGAGCCTGCTGCTGATCACATCGGTGGGGTTTATGCTTTTCGCTAATGTAATATTTTCTCGGCAAATTGAAGAGAATACCAGAGATGCCTTAACCCAAATATCTAAACAAGCTTCCCTTATGGTGGTGAGCCGTGTGGAGGGGCAGTTGAATTTGATACAGGCTTTGGCTGACAATCTGGCCTCGAAGGATCAGTTTGTTTCGGTGCAGACCAAGCTCAATGGTTTGGCTAACAATGCCGAAAAACAAGGCCTTCTTCGCATTGGTATAGGCGATTTAGAGGGAAATGTACAGTATGTGGGGGGCGCCACTGCCAATTTAGCGGATCGGCCCAATTACAAAGCGGCTCTCGAAGGCCGCACCATCTATTCCGATCCTTTAATCAGCAAGGTGGATGGCAGCCTGACAATTACATCCATGACCCCGATTCAAGCAGGAGGCAGAATGCAGGGCGTTTTGGTGTGTACCCGGGAAGGCATGTATCTCAGTGAGCTGCTTTCCGGCGCCACATATGGCGAAACCGGTGCTGCCTATATGATCAACAGTGAGGGAACACTGGTGGCACATTCCAGCAATAGAGAGCTGGTGGAAAAAATGAATAACATATTCGAAAGTGCTAAGGAAGACCCGGCTCTCCAGCCCCTTGCGGATATTCAGCGCCTGATGGCAGAGGGGCAAAGCGGCTTTGGGGAATATACATATATGGGGATAACAAAATACATTGCCTATGTCCCGGTGGAAGGCACCGGATGGTCTTTGGCCATTACCACCTCCAAGGAGGAAGCCACGCAGCATTTAAGAAGCTTTCAGCAAACCATGCTGATGGTTCTGGGAGGCATTTTGGCTGTGTCGGTATTGTTGGGGTTACTTGTTTCCAACAGGATTATCAAGCCGCTTAAACAGCTCACCCGTGCGGCTGACCAAATTGCGCAAGGGGAGCTGGATGTTCATATTAACACCCGCTCCAAGGATGAAACAGGCCTTCTTGCTGTTTCCATCCGCAACACGGTGGAACGTCTTTCCGGTTATATCGGCTATATACAGGAAATCACCCATGTTTTGGAAAACATGGCCCAAGGGGATATGCGTGTTCACCTTGAACAGGATTATCTGGGGGAGTTTGCCCCTGTTAAGGAGGCCTTGCTAAGAATCTCCGCCGCCCTGAGTTTGTCCCTTTCCCGTATTCTCACCTCGGCGGAGCAGGTGGATGGAGGCTCGGCTCAGATTTCCCACGGAGCGCAGGCATTGGCTTCCGGAGCCACGGAACAGGCCAGTTCCATCGAGGAGCTTTCTGCTTCTATCGCTCAGGTTTCGGTAAAAGCAGATCATAATATGAAAAATGTAAGCAAGGCTGTGGAATATGTAGGGCTTGCGGGAGGCAAAGTAGACGAAAGCAACCAGTACATGCAGTCTTTGCAAGGTTCCATGGAGAAAATTCGCAGCTCTTCCAATGAAATTGAAAAGATCATCAAGGCCATTGATAACATTGCTTTTCAAACCAATATTCTGGCCTTGAATGCCTCCGTGGAGGCGGCCAGAGCCGGTGCAGCCGGTAAAGGCTTTGCGGTCGTGGCGGATGAAGTGCGTAATCTGGCCGCTAAATCGGCAGAAGCGGCTAAGCAGACAGAGCTGTTAATCAGTGCTTCCATCGAATCGGTGAACGAAGGCTCCCTTACGGCGGACGCAACGGCTCAGGCCTTGAGCCAGACAGCTACCTATGCTCGAAAGGTGGAGGAGGCTACCAAGGAGATTCAGGCAGATTCCATTGAGCAAGCTACCGCTATTGCGCAGATCACACAGGGCGTGGAGCAGATATCCACTGTGGTGCAGAACAATGCCGCCACCGCCGAGCAGAGCTCCGCTTCCAGCGAGGAGCTCTCAGCGCAGGCTGTGCTGCTGCGGGAGGAAGTCAACCGCTTTAAATTGGCCGCAGTTTCCCGTGAAGAGGGCACAAAGCAGAATTTTGACAGCCTTGGAGCCTCCAAGAACACACAAAGTATGTCTCTGAACTATACCCAAGACAACACAGGCGAGAAATATTAA
- a CDS encoding IclR family transcriptional regulator — protein MSEPAFHRTTSRILDILELISGSPEGMTFTEIVRDMDMPKSSLHPLLHTLNHRKYLSYNASLQKYFLGDSLFILGNCYLRSVDVLKSIQLELSQVTKRLDETCFLGIRRGGDVLYIAKEESSAPIRVMTASIGHQNPAYSTGLGKCLLLDFSLEELKLLYPRGLLPLTPLTITSFDILFEQLQQSKAIGYCCEKEESTPGTQCLAVPILHNGAIVASISVPIPVYRYSEEKEKATLIALASAQYKIQELIAVNFENWSRLCPAP, from the coding sequence ATGTCTGAACCCGCTTTTCATCGCACCACCAGCCGCATTTTGGATATATTGGAGCTGATCTCTGGCTCCCCGGAGGGAATGACTTTTACTGAAATTGTCCGGGATATGGATATGCCAAAAAGCAGCCTTCACCCTTTGCTGCATACCCTCAATCACCGAAAGTATCTTTCCTACAATGCAAGCCTGCAAAAATACTTCTTGGGGGATAGCCTGTTTATATTAGGCAACTGCTATCTCCGGTCGGTGGATGTATTGAAATCCATTCAGCTTGAGCTGAGCCAAGTGACCAAAAGACTGGACGAAACCTGCTTTCTGGGCATTCGGCGGGGGGGAGATGTCCTCTATATTGCGAAGGAAGAATCTTCTGCACCGATCCGGGTTATGACCGCTTCTATCGGCCATCAGAACCCCGCATACAGCACTGGACTGGGCAAATGCCTGCTGCTGGATTTCTCTCTTGAAGAGCTTAAACTGCTTTATCCACGGGGTTTGCTCCCTTTAACACCCTTAACCATCACTTCCTTTGATATTCTTTTTGAGCAGCTCCAGCAATCAAAGGCCATCGGCTACTGCTGCGAAAAAGAAGAATCTACCCCCGGAACACAATGCCTTGCCGTGCCGATTTTGCACAACGGCGCCATTGTAGCCTCCATCAGTGTGCCTATCCCCGTTTATCGCTACAGCGAAGAAAAAGAAAAGGCAACGCTCATCGCTTTGGCTTCGGCACAGTATAAAATTCAGGAACTCATTGCGGTGAATTTTGAAAATTGGTCCCGTTTGTGCCCTGCCCCTTGA
- a CDS encoding heme-degrading domain-containing protein, whose amino-acid sequence MPLSMPSVEELALLEKSLVFPQFSCEDAMKLGLLVVERAKRENKIIAVSVSIGRQTVFQFSLDGLAPNSDNWIRRKSNVVYQFRQSSLLTRLSIEQKGSSLEVHGLSSADYVLMGGSVPIRVKGADVVGAITVTGLDHLSDHEYVVDAITRYIASMAEKDEH is encoded by the coding sequence ATGCCTCTTTCCATGCCTTCGGTCGAGGAATTGGCCTTATTGGAAAAATCCCTGGTTTTCCCCCAGTTCAGCTGCGAGGACGCTATGAAGCTTGGGCTGCTTGTTGTTGAGCGGGCAAAAAGAGAAAATAAGATCATCGCTGTTTCGGTTTCCATTGGGCGGCAGACAGTCTTTCAGTTTTCGCTGGATGGCCTTGCCCCCAACTCAGATAATTGGATTCGGCGTAAATCCAATGTTGTGTATCAATTCAGGCAAAGCTCTCTGCTGACCCGGCTTTCGATAGAGCAAAAAGGTTCCAGTCTTGAAGTTCACGGGCTGAGCAGCGCCGATTATGTGCTGATGGGAGGTTCTGTTCCCATTAGGGTAAAAGGTGCCGATGTGGTGGGGGCTATCACCGTTACAGGGTTGGATCATCTTTCTGATCACGAATATGTTGTGGATGCGATCACCCGGTACATAGCTTCTATGGCAGAAAAAGACGAGCACTAA
- a CDS encoding branched-chain amino acid ABC transporter permease, with amino-acid sequence MSQGWLIGQSIINGLTMGGIYALISVGLTLIFGVMKVINFAQGEFLMLGMYMALILQRVTTLGPYYLVIPVAMLMFGIGIVVYRVVIKRIIGRDGTSFTIITMGLSYVMVTVTQLIFSPNSQTVKSTVGTISVSAGPFSMALPRLVACGVMTVSVIAVYLFLKKTDIGRAMRATSENREVSQMLGIKTNSIYRLAFGLGITMAGVTGVMLTPTYFVNPTVGAPFKTIAMACVVLGGLGNIGGAVIGGLLAGIFEAFVGSYISFDLAPGAIYFILLVVLVLKPNGLFGKGARKA; translated from the coding sequence ATGTCACAAGGATGGCTTATTGGTCAATCCATTATCAATGGGCTGACTATGGGAGGGATTTACGCACTGATATCGGTGGGGCTTACTCTGATATTCGGTGTTATGAAGGTTATTAACTTTGCACAGGGTGAGTTTCTCATGCTGGGCATGTATATGGCTCTGATTTTGCAGCGGGTTACAACGCTGGGGCCTTATTATCTGGTAATACCGGTGGCGATGCTCATGTTTGGGATCGGCATTGTTGTCTACCGTGTTGTAATCAAGCGAATTATTGGCCGGGATGGAACCAGCTTTACCATTATCACCATGGGCCTTTCCTATGTGATGGTAACAGTTACACAGCTGATTTTTTCTCCCAACAGCCAAACTGTCAAAAGCACGGTGGGGACTATCTCGGTCTCTGCGGGGCCTTTCAGCATGGCTTTGCCCCGTTTGGTTGCCTGCGGTGTTATGACAGTATCGGTTATAGCGGTCTATCTGTTCCTGAAAAAAACCGATATAGGCCGTGCCATGCGTGCTACCTCCGAAAACCGTGAGGTATCTCAGATGCTGGGTATCAAAACCAACAGCATTTATCGGCTGGCTTTCGGGCTGGGCATCACCATGGCAGGGGTTACAGGGGTTATGCTGACCCCAACCTATTTTGTTAATCCAACTGTCGGCGCACCCTTCAAAACCATTGCTATGGCTTGCGTTGTTTTAGGAGGCCTTGGCAACATTGGGGGAGCGGTGATCGGCGGTTTGCTTGCCGGTATATTTGAAGCCTTTGTGGGCTCTTATATTTCCTTTGATCTGGCTCCCGGCGCCATTTATTTCATTCTGCTGGTTGTGCTTGTGCTCAAGCCCAACGGATTGTTTGGTAAGGGGGCAAGAAAAGCATGA
- a CDS encoding ABC transporter ATP-binding protein gives MLKLSNVSAGYGDLQVLFDVSLDVGAGECVALVGSNGAGKTSLLRIVSGFLPITGGSVTFEGTDLMKTPTTERASMGIAHIPQGRGVLGTLNVMDNLILGGYDKRVKARRMDNIEKVFQIFPKLKQRQHQIAGSLSGGEQQMLAIGRALIMEPKLLMLDEPSLGLAPIIVEEVFETIGKVRDTGMSILIIEQNLLAALSIAQRGYALETGRIVLEDTAENLMNNEDIKKAYLGI, from the coding sequence ATGCTAAAGCTGAGTAATGTAAGTGCCGGTTACGGCGATCTTCAGGTTCTTTTCGATGTTTCTCTGGATGTAGGGGCAGGGGAGTGTGTGGCTCTGGTTGGCTCCAACGGAGCCGGTAAAACATCGCTGCTGCGCATTGTGTCAGGATTTCTTCCCATTACAGGGGGAAGTGTGACCTTTGAGGGAACCGACCTTATGAAAACCCCCACCACCGAAAGAGCCTCCATGGGTATTGCGCACATTCCCCAAGGCCGGGGTGTTTTGGGAACGCTGAATGTCATGGATAACCTGATTCTGGGGGGCTATGATAAGCGGGTAAAGGCCCGCCGGATGGATAATATTGAAAAGGTTTTTCAGATTTTCCCCAAGCTCAAGCAAAGGCAGCACCAGATCGCAGGCTCCCTTTCCGGCGGCGAGCAGCAGATGCTTGCAATCGGCCGTGCTCTGATTATGGAGCCCAAGCTTCTGATGCTGGATGAGCCCTCTCTCGGCCTTGCTCCCATCATTGTGGAGGAGGTTTTCGAGACCATCGGCAAGGTGCGGGATACGGGTATGTCTATCCTGATTATTGAGCAGAATCTGCTGGCGGCTTTGAGCATTGCCCAGCGAGGCTATGCGTTGGAAACCGGACGCATTGTGCTTGAGGATACCGCTGAAAACCTGATGAATAACGAGGATATCAAAAAAGCCTACTTAGGCATTTGA
- a CDS encoding ABC transporter substrate-binding protein produces the protein MKNSLRIACLMCAMLLILAGCGGAATPAASSAGNTAASQPAGSQEAGGDFPDTVKIAFIYPLSGANAESGKMCTDGANLAVKHINEAGGIQSMGGAKVELVIYDGTSDPAQGKNVAERALSDKSILAAVGSGTSALTLPMLPAFEKARVPLVTFTNSKDLTNQGYKYIFSTTNRGSDLGLYNAMFIQHLNDSKGANIKKVAIIYENSANGISMAEGARGKAKDMGLEIVFDESYPAGNVDFAPMVTAMKNSGADAVLPYGYMQEAKLIFSTMRDLSYFPIIMGNSNWPSYYEALGEATNGVIAVGNWNFSTTIVQNNPEYQAIVDGFEKEYGYYMTEQAGPAYDGVRIIAAALELNPTTDSTVLRDTISSNEFQGMQLSGAYKFNEAGENVNGVPAVTQWQYGKPVCVFPEEFSVNEYINPSEFKK, from the coding sequence ATGAAAAACAGCCTTAGGATTGCCTGTCTTATGTGTGCGATGCTTCTGATTCTTGCGGGTTGTGGCGGTGCTGCGACCCCTGCCGCCTCCTCGGCCGGTAATACAGCAGCTTCTCAGCCTGCCGGCTCTCAGGAAGCTGGCGGCGATTTCCCGGATACTGTTAAAATCGCGTTTATATATCCGCTTTCCGGTGCCAATGCCGAATCCGGTAAAATGTGCACAGATGGCGCCAATCTTGCCGTTAAGCATATCAACGAAGCAGGCGGCATTCAATCCATGGGCGGCGCCAAGGTTGAACTGGTGATTTATGACGGCACCAGCGACCCTGCTCAGGGCAAAAACGTGGCGGAACGCGCATTGAGTGACAAGAGCATTTTGGCGGCTGTGGGCAGCGGCACCAGTGCCTTGACTCTGCCAATGCTGCCGGCCTTTGAAAAAGCCCGCGTGCCTTTGGTCACCTTCACGAACTCCAAGGATTTGACCAATCAGGGCTACAAATACATATTCTCCACCACCAACCGTGGCTCGGATCTGGGTCTTTACAATGCCATGTTCATTCAGCATCTCAATGATAGCAAGGGCGCCAACATCAAAAAGGTTGCCATTATCTATGAGAACTCCGCCAACGGTATTTCCATGGCAGAGGGTGCTCGAGGCAAGGCCAAGGATATGGGGCTGGAAATCGTATTTGACGAATCCTATCCCGCCGGCAACGTAGACTTTGCCCCCATGGTCACCGCCATGAAAAACTCCGGAGCGGATGCGGTTCTGCCTTATGGCTACATGCAGGAGGCCAAGCTAATTTTCTCCACCATGCGTGACCTGAGCTATTTCCCCATCATTATGGGTAACTCCAACTGGCCTTCTTACTACGAAGCTCTGGGCGAGGCCACCAACGGCGTTATTGCAGTGGGCAACTGGAATTTCTCCACCACCATTGTTCAGAACAACCCGGAATATCAGGCAATTGTGGATGGATTTGAAAAAGAATACGGCTATTACATGACCGAGCAGGCCGGCCCTGCCTACGATGGTGTACGCATCATTGCCGCCGCTCTTGAGCTAAATCCCACTACTGATTCCACCGTTTTGAGAGATACCATTTCCTCCAATGAGTTTCAGGGCATGCAGCTTTCCGGTGCTTACAAATTCAACGAAGCCGGTGAGAATGTAAACGGCGTTCCTGCTGTTACCCAGTGGCAGTATGGCAAGCCTGTCTGCGTATTCCCTGAGGAATTCTCTGTCAATGAATACATCAATCCTTCCGAGTTCAAAAAATAG
- a CDS encoding branched-chain amino acid ABC transporter permease, translated as MISRNKPSRKALIIGGLALAFLAIFPLFSNNNYFLSVGVTFCVFASLGSAWNLIGGYAAQISWCHATFVAIGAYTSYLLYIHLGISPWIGMLAGMALSSGAALFIGNISFRLRGPFFSLSTIAFAELVRVYLQWHKDLTKGANGLVVTFKEDSFVNLMFSTVKPYYYIMLGVLVVSVFVCWNVARSRLGYYLKAIKADEDAVNSLGISSNEAKMKAFVISALIASAVGTVYAFFLGYIDPQSFGSLDLSTKIGSMAIVGGLGTIAGPLIGAAFLVPLSEVANILLGSAGAGMLLYGLSIMLVFTFRPEGIVSLFKGKKADPATVPVKTGKAEGTANE; from the coding sequence ATGATATCACGAAACAAACCCTCACGCAAAGCCTTGATCATCGGTGGGCTGGCGCTGGCCTTTTTAGCCATATTCCCTCTGTTCAGCAACAACAACTATTTTCTTTCCGTAGGTGTTACCTTCTGTGTTTTTGCCAGTTTGGGAAGCGCATGGAACCTGATCGGCGGCTATGCTGCTCAGATTTCCTGGTGCCATGCCACCTTTGTGGCCATTGGGGCCTATACCAGCTATTTGCTGTATATCCATCTGGGGATTTCCCCTTGGATCGGCATGCTGGCGGGGATGGCACTTTCCTCCGGGGCCGCTCTTTTTATCGGTAATATATCCTTCCGCCTCAGAGGGCCTTTTTTCTCCCTTTCCACCATTGCCTTTGCCGAGCTGGTTCGTGTTTACCTCCAGTGGCATAAGGATTTGACTAAGGGAGCCAACGGACTAGTGGTAACCTTTAAGGAGGATAGCTTTGTTAACCTGATGTTCTCCACCGTAAAGCCCTATTACTACATCATGCTGGGTGTTCTGGTGGTTTCGGTGTTTGTATGCTGGAATGTGGCCCGTTCCCGTCTGGGCTATTATCTCAAGGCCATCAAAGCCGATGAGGATGCAGTCAACTCGCTGGGTATCTCCTCCAATGAAGCGAAGATGAAGGCGTTTGTCATCAGCGCCCTCATTGCCTCTGCCGTGGGAACCGTTTATGCCTTCTTCCTTGGCTATATCGATCCACAAAGCTTCGGCAGTCTGGATTTATCCACCAAAATCGGCAGTATGGCCATTGTAGGCGGCTTGGGCACCATTGCCGGGCCATTGATCGGTGCCGCATTCTTGGTGCCGCTGAGCGAAGTGGCCAACATTCTTCTTGGCTCCGCAGGGGCGGGGATGCTTTTGTATGGTCTTTCCATCATGCTGGTGTTCACCTTCCGCCCGGAAGGCATTGTGAGCCTGTTTAAAGGGAAAAAGGCCGATCCCGCCACTGTACCGGTCAAGACAGGCAAAGCGGAGGGCACAGCCAATGAATGA
- a CDS encoding bifunctional 4-hydroxy-2-oxoglutarate aldolase/2-dehydro-3-deoxy-phosphogluconate aldolase, whose product MKFDICKAVSEHKVIAILRGVDKDRVVETAQALYDGGIRLLEITFAQHSPTCIEDTRFAIGAVREQFGDKMAVGAGTVLTKEQAAAAHEGGAQFILSAVTDPSVIACANELGMATVPGAMTPSEIQLGYSSGGDLIKVFPAGDMGLSYIKSVRAPLSHIPMLAVGGVDHNNLSDFLAVGVVGVGIGSNLADPRLIVQGDFAEITRRARLYTAR is encoded by the coding sequence ATGAAATTTGATATTTGCAAGGCCGTTTCAGAACATAAGGTGATCGCCATTCTGCGTGGCGTGGATAAAGACCGGGTGGTGGAAACCGCACAGGCTCTTTATGATGGAGGCATTCGCCTGCTGGAAATCACCTTTGCACAACACAGCCCCACCTGTATAGAAGATACCCGCTTTGCCATTGGGGCGGTAAGGGAGCAGTTTGGTGACAAAATGGCCGTGGGCGCAGGCACTGTGCTTACCAAGGAACAGGCGGCCGCCGCTCATGAAGGAGGCGCTCAGTTTATCCTTTCTGCTGTTACCGATCCCAGTGTGATTGCTTGTGCCAATGAGCTGGGCATGGCTACCGTTCCCGGTGCGATGACCCCCAGTGAAATTCAGCTGGGCTATAGCAGCGGGGGAGATTTGATCAAGGTTTTCCCGGCAGGGGATATGGGGCTAAGCTATATTAAATCGGTTAGAGCGCCTTTGAGTCACATCCCTATGCTGGCAGTGGGCGGTGTTGACCATAACAACCTCTCCGATTTCTTGGCCGTGGGAGTAGTGGGCGTTGGAATCGGCTCCAATCTGGCTGATCCCCGCCTGATTGTACAAGGCGATTTTGCCGAGATTACCAGAAGGGCCCGGCTTTATACGGCTCGCTAA